In Crinalium epipsammum PCC 9333, the following are encoded in one genomic region:
- a CDS encoding HdeD family acid-resistance protein, translating to MTTDINTEINKPTDTKGKMQGSLWLGVLLIVLGIAGIALPTASTIFVETWFALILASAGSAKAVYAFQSRAEGGFVWKLLLSILYIATGVMLFVNPLTGVLTLTLLLGSFLATEGVFNLILAFRLRPQQNWAWVLVDGIITLSLGAMIWFQWPFNAPWLIGTLVGSSVLFTGISRVMLSFNGRSTLNPSDQAA from the coding sequence ATGACAACAGACATTAATACCGAGATCAACAAGCCTACAGATACCAAGGGCAAAATGCAAGGCTCACTCTGGCTAGGCGTTCTCCTAATTGTATTAGGAATTGCAGGTATTGCACTGCCTACCGCCTCAACAATCTTTGTTGAAACTTGGTTCGCTTTAATCCTAGCTTCTGCGGGTTCTGCTAAAGCTGTCTACGCATTTCAAAGCCGTGCAGAAGGAGGCTTTGTTTGGAAGCTATTACTAAGCATCCTCTACATTGCAACAGGTGTGATGCTGTTTGTTAATCCATTAACAGGTGTCCTCACCCTAACTTTATTGCTAGGTAGCTTTTTAGCAACAGAAGGCGTATTCAATTTAATTCTGGCATTCCGGTTACGTCCGCAACAAAACTGGGCATGGGTATTAGTTGACGGCATCATTACTCTATCTCTCGGTGCCATGATTTGGTTCCAGTGGCCTTTCAATGCACCTTGGCTGATTGGAACATTAGTTGGTTCTAGCGTTCTCTTCACCGGAATTTCACGGGTAATGCTGTCATTTAATGGGCGTTCTACTTTGAATCCTTCCGATCAAGCTGCATAA
- a CDS encoding GNAT family N-acetyltransferase — protein MMESYRVVSQLNEQQISELVELYKNEFWSYKRTRPEVDKMVAASDIIIGLVDECDRLVAFTRVLTDFVYRAIIFDVIVKPDYRDKGLGKQLLDSVVNHPQLQAVEYLGLYCLPEMTQFYERWGFTTEIGGFQLMLRSSRHE, from the coding sequence ATGATGGAGAGTTACAGGGTTGTCTCACAACTGAATGAGCAACAAATTTCTGAGTTGGTGGAATTGTACAAAAATGAATTCTGGAGTTACAAGCGCACCCGTCCAGAGGTAGATAAAATGGTGGCTGCTTCGGATATTATTATTGGGTTAGTCGATGAGTGCGATCGCTTAGTTGCATTCACGCGCGTATTAACAGATTTTGTTTATAGAGCAATTATTTTTGATGTGATTGTTAAGCCTGATTATAGAGATAAAGGCTTAGGTAAACAGTTATTAGATTCAGTTGTTAATCACCCGCAATTGCAAGCAGTGGAATATTTGGGTTTGTATTGTCTACCGGAGATGACGCAATTTTACGAGCGTTGGGGATTTACAACTGAAATTGGTGGGTTTCAGTTGATGCTGCGTTCCTCTAGGCATGAGTAG
- a CDS encoding addiction module protein, producing MLSVEQLIQEALSLPSASRAFLAEKLVESLEFDIDETIQTLWTTEAKQRREQIRSGTIEPIPGEEGLAEVRRLLEQLTYLNQ from the coding sequence ATGCTATCAGTTGAGCAACTGATTCAAGAAGCCTTATCTTTGCCGAGCGCATCAAGAGCATTTTTAGCCGAGAAGTTGGTTGAAAGTCTTGAGTTTGACATAGACGAAACGATTCAAACACTTTGGACAACCGAAGCTAAACAGCGTCGAGAACAAATTAGGAGTGGTACAATTGAGCCAATTCCAGGGGAAGAAGGATTAGCTGAGGTTAGGCGATTGTTAGAGCAATTGACATACTTAAATCAATAA
- a CDS encoding type II toxin-antitoxin system death-on-curing family toxin yields MLTPKFITWDEVLDIHTDQIFSFGGSVGIRDEGLLESALAQPQVTFAGELLHPTIYEQAAAYLYHLAMNHPFIDGNKRTAFAVMDTFLRLNGYALNLTDEQAYNLVIQVVNHQISKEELIGYLQSAN; encoded by the coding sequence TTGCTAACTCCTAAGTTTATTACCTGGGATGAAGTATTAGATATTCACACAGATCAAATTTTCAGCTTTGGCGGAAGTGTAGGTATTAGAGATGAAGGATTGTTAGAATCTGCCCTCGCTCAACCGCAGGTGACATTTGCTGGTGAATTACTGCATCCAACAATTTATGAGCAAGCAGCAGCTTATCTTTATCATCTCGCAATGAACCATCCTTTTATTGATGGCAATAAACGCACAGCGTTTGCGGTGATGGATACTTTTTTGCGGTTAAATGGTTATGCCCTTAATTTGACTGATGAGCAAGCTTACAATTTAGTGATACAGGTAGTTAATCATCAGATAAGTAAGGAGGAATTAATTGGTTATTTGCAGAGTGCGAACTGA
- a CDS encoding DUF2281 domain-containing protein, translated as MAIKDQLIQEIDQVPESDLAEVLEFVRSLKAKHQPQSQETDTWKAYLASKKEREEVYRRLANS; from the coding sequence ATGGCAATTAAAGACCAACTCATTCAGGAAATTGACCAAGTGCCAGAGTCTGACTTGGCAGAGGTACTTGAGTTTGTACGCTCATTAAAAGCAAAACATCAACCTCAGAGTCAAGAGACTGATACTTGGAAAGCTTATTTAGCTTCTAAAAAAGAACGAGAGGAGGTATACCGCCGTCTTGCTAACTCCTAA
- a CDS encoding LL-diaminopimelate aminotransferase yields MATINDNYLKLKAGYLFPEIARRVNVFAEANPDAKIIRLGIGDVTEPLPEACRAAMIKAVEDMGDRNSFKGYGPEQGYAWLREKIATHDFQARGCDVDASEIFISDGSKCDTGNILDIFGDNNTIAVTDPVYPVYVDTNVMAGHTGDANEQGEYGGLVYLPVTAENNFTAEIPSQKVDLIYLCFPNNPTGAVATKEHLKAWVDYAKANNSIIFFDAAYEAFITDPDLPHSIYEIEGARDCAIEFRSFSKNAGFTGTRCALTVVPKTLTAKAADGSDVELWKLWNRRQSTKFNGVSYIVQRGAEAVYSEEGQAQTKALVSFYLENAKIIREQLTAAGFAVYGGVNAPYVWVKAPNNLSSWDFFDKLLQNCNVVGTPGSGFGAAGEGYFRISAFNSRENVEEAMKRITEKFKA; encoded by the coding sequence ATGGCAACTATCAACGACAACTATCTTAAGCTGAAAGCTGGCTACCTATTCCCCGAAATTGCACGACGGGTGAATGTGTTTGCAGAAGCAAACCCAGATGCGAAAATTATCCGCTTGGGTATTGGCGATGTTACTGAACCTTTACCAGAAGCTTGTCGCGCAGCGATGATTAAAGCTGTGGAAGATATGGGCGATCGCAACTCATTCAAAGGCTACGGACCCGAACAAGGTTATGCTTGGTTACGGGAGAAAATTGCCACCCATGATTTCCAAGCGCGGGGATGCGATGTTGACGCTTCAGAAATCTTTATCTCTGATGGTTCCAAGTGCGACACTGGCAACATTCTCGATATCTTTGGTGATAACAATACCATTGCTGTTACCGACCCTGTTTATCCCGTCTATGTTGATACTAACGTGATGGCGGGACATACCGGAGATGCTAACGAGCAAGGTGAGTATGGCGGATTAGTTTATTTACCTGTCACCGCAGAGAATAACTTTACCGCAGAAATTCCCTCTCAGAAAGTTGATTTAATTTATCTCTGCTTCCCCAATAACCCTACAGGTGCAGTTGCAACAAAAGAACACCTCAAAGCATGGGTAGATTATGCGAAAGCAAATAATTCGATTATTTTCTTTGATGCAGCTTACGAAGCATTTATTACTGATCCAGATCTACCCCATTCTATCTATGAAATAGAAGGTGCTAGAGATTGTGCGATCGAATTTCGTTCATTCTCTAAGAATGCAGGTTTTACCGGAACTCGTTGCGCGTTGACAGTAGTACCCAAAACTTTAACAGCAAAAGCTGCTGATGGTTCCGATGTTGAACTGTGGAAGTTGTGGAATCGTCGCCAATCTACCAAATTTAATGGCGTATCTTATATAGTACAACGTGGCGCGGAAGCTGTTTATTCTGAAGAAGGACAAGCACAAACCAAAGCATTAGTAAGCTTCTATTTAGAAAACGCCAAAATTATCCGCGAACAACTAACTGCTGCTGGTTTTGCAGTATACGGTGGTGTGAATGCGCCTTATGTTTGGGTGAAAGCGCCTAATAATTTATCTAGTTGGGATTTCTTTGATAAATTGCTGCAAAATTGCAATGTTGTAGGAACTCCTGGTTCTGGTTTTGGTGCAGCAGGTGAAGGTTATTTCCGTATTTCGGCATTTAATAGTCGGGAGAATGTCGAAGAAGCAATGAAGCGGATTACTGAGAAGTTTAAGGCTTAA
- the mltA gene encoding murein transglycosylase A, whose product MLTKKLVLLSLSFAVTLGSFITPTIAQEKTIPLQQVNDQSSLSDADKLGLDEQLWARLNQKGDRTALIRSINHSLRYLNTPQAVAAYQNYQVPGVTLGRVRRSLIRFRQLLRNAKTPAQLQAAVKREFSFYQSVGNDNQGSVLFTGYYQPIHQASRKRTVEYRYPLYKLPPNIANWSKPHPTRAELEGEDGLQGDRSKLKGLELVWMRDRLEAFLVQVQGSAELQLTDGSMMTVGFAGATDHAYSSLGKELIKDGKVPQEGLTLPIILKYFQDNPEELNTYIPRNKRLVFFQNTKGAPAMGSINVPVTADRSIATDKSLMPPGALALIHAQIPYPNANGEMEQRVVSRYVLDQDTGSAIKGAGRVDYFMGTGKVAGDRSAVTVGKGQLYYLLLKQ is encoded by the coding sequence ATGCTCACAAAAAAATTGGTATTGCTTTCACTGAGTTTTGCTGTCACTCTAGGCAGTTTTATCACTCCAACTATAGCTCAAGAAAAAACTATCCCACTACAGCAGGTAAATGATCAATCTAGTTTAAGTGATGCAGATAAATTAGGATTAGATGAGCAGCTTTGGGCTAGGTTGAATCAAAAAGGCGATCGCACTGCTTTAATAAGATCAATTAATCATAGTTTGCGTTATTTAAACACACCACAAGCAGTAGCAGCTTATCAAAATTATCAAGTCCCTGGTGTGACATTAGGGCGTGTGCGTCGTTCCCTAATTCGTTTCCGTCAGCTATTGCGGAATGCAAAAACACCTGCACAACTCCAAGCTGCTGTTAAGCGAGAGTTTAGCTTTTATCAGTCTGTTGGTAATGATAATCAAGGTAGCGTGTTATTTACAGGCTATTATCAACCAATTCATCAGGCAAGTAGAAAACGAACCGTAGAATATCGCTATCCACTTTATAAATTACCACCGAATATTGCTAACTGGTCTAAACCACATCCAACGCGGGCAGAATTAGAAGGTGAAGATGGTTTACAAGGCGATCGCAGTAAATTAAAAGGATTAGAATTAGTTTGGATGCGCGATCGCTTAGAAGCATTTTTAGTACAAGTACAAGGATCTGCTGAACTGCAACTAACCGATGGTAGTATGATGACTGTAGGTTTTGCAGGTGCAACCGATCACGCTTACAGCAGCTTAGGTAAAGAACTGATCAAAGATGGCAAAGTACCTCAAGAAGGTTTAACTTTACCGATAATTCTTAAATATTTTCAAGATAATCCTGAAGAATTAAATACCTATATTCCTCGTAACAAACGCTTAGTTTTTTTCCAAAATACTAAGGGTGCGCCAGCGATGGGGAGTATTAATGTACCAGTAACAGCAGATCGTTCAATTGCTACAGATAAATCATTAATGCCGCCAGGTGCATTAGCATTAATCCACGCGCAAATACCTTATCCTAATGCTAATGGTGAAATGGAACAGCGTGTAGTCAGTCGTTATGTATTAGATCAAGATACAGGTAGCGCGATCAAAGGTGCAGGACGAGTCGATTATTTTATGGGTACAGGAAAAGTTGCAGGCGATCGCTCGGCGGTGACAGTTGGGAAAGGGCAATTGTATTATTTGTTGTTAAAACAGTAG
- a CDS encoding TMEM143 family protein: MPSYKNREAFIPFSRNDIIQLCLQDGQLSAKDAEKFNNFCQILSAYYHFRFHQTLEVIKENYVPFNPSTHIQPLVPPTLDQYNEMEARVVEAFNHILERANYIPLSEASVQEALANKSLIDLKTEVDFNDFDQFLCYYQGDFSKTITVKKLVFWKEQRTIEVFERIVILIKFKEPAYFLSQKVEIDKLKFIPGKMYVYFYKDVPQLDIDLLFPNVTTHMTWKDRLLFGVPAIGAAIPLVLKALPNLLLLIAAILLVLNATELIAALNIKPEQLRNVMPILVATLSFAMTLGGFAFKQYTTYKNKKIKFQKDVTDTLFFKNLANNDSAFGRLIDMAEEEECKEIILVYYHLLTSKKPLNSEQLDSCIETWMENKFGTTINFDINGPLSNLKEIHGKVMSNRGEISLLQCDSEGFCHVLSLDDAMEVLDYVWDNAFRYNGIDL, encoded by the coding sequence ATGCCATCATATAAAAATCGAGAAGCGTTCATTCCCTTTAGCCGTAACGATATTATTCAACTTTGCTTGCAAGATGGTCAACTATCTGCTAAGGATGCTGAAAAATTTAATAACTTTTGCCAAATTCTATCTGCTTATTACCATTTTCGCTTTCATCAGACCTTAGAAGTAATTAAAGAAAACTACGTTCCTTTTAATCCCAGTACACATATTCAACCATTAGTTCCACCGACTCTTGACCAATATAACGAAATGGAAGCAAGGGTAGTTGAAGCGTTTAATCATATTTTAGAAAGAGCTAATTATATTCCTTTGTCGGAGGCATCTGTGCAAGAAGCTTTGGCAAATAAATCTTTAATTGATTTAAAAACTGAAGTTGATTTTAATGACTTCGATCAATTTCTCTGCTATTATCAAGGCGATTTTTCAAAAACAATTACAGTAAAAAAATTAGTATTTTGGAAGGAACAAAGAACTATTGAGGTTTTTGAACGAATTGTTATACTAATTAAATTTAAAGAACCTGCTTACTTTTTGTCTCAAAAAGTCGAGATAGACAAGCTAAAATTTATTCCAGGTAAAATGTATGTTTATTTTTATAAAGATGTTCCTCAATTAGATATTGATTTGCTCTTTCCTAATGTTACAACCCACATGACCTGGAAAGATCGGCTACTTTTTGGAGTTCCAGCTATTGGGGCGGCTATTCCCCTGGTTTTAAAAGCATTACCAAATCTGTTACTGCTAATTGCTGCTATTCTATTGGTACTCAACGCCACGGAATTAATAGCAGCGTTAAATATTAAACCAGAGCAACTACGAAATGTTATGCCCATTTTAGTTGCAACGTTATCGTTTGCAATGACTTTGGGTGGATTTGCTTTCAAGCAATATACTACATACAAAAATAAAAAAATTAAGTTCCAAAAAGATGTAACTGATACGCTGTTCTTTAAAAACTTAGCTAATAATGACAGTGCTTTTGGGCGACTGATAGATATGGCTGAGGAAGAGGAATGCAAGGAAATTATATTAGTTTACTACCATCTTTTAACCAGCAAAAAACCGCTAAACTCAGAACAGTTAGACTCTTGTATTGAAACCTGGATGGAGAATAAGTTTGGCACTACGATTAACTTTGATATTAACGGCCCCTTGAGCAATTTGAAAGAGATTCATGGCAAGGTCATGAGTAATAGGGGAGAAATATCTCTATTACAATGTGATAGTGAAGGATTTTGTCACGTGCTTTCTTTAGACGATGCTATGGAAGTACTAGATTATGTTTGGGATAATGCTTTCCGGTATAACGGTATAGATTTGTAG
- a CDS encoding Hsp70 family protein, which yields MEIQEIIGFDLGHGETAVARAVVESIEPPEMLEINNKKVQITALGWHPELGYLVGEQALIQAGVTQLDISFKQKPNNDPNYRKTIQNFLTTYYHLLKESKQIDVGEGSYFYVGCPSGWSVSDRQAYQKLLQEAGIPSINVVPESRAAFMQAKEAGKLEYEKLQSSALIIDIGSSTTDFTLVKSLSEIPVDFGSNVLGASLIDKAIFAQTIANHSDKELLERVFTKYPHHQARCELACRKAKEDYFSNEELYSNSQSFARGFESINEQIYFIPQVNKSVMEGILNQPLPELANKSWMEAFRYAVNEAKEKLKQQGIVPRVLLMTGGASRMKFTRFICSEIFPEPETQVRPDPEPERCIALGLARVGRWDLRASAFKQEVNQLLDSNKLKNLIEKHIPELIELLTKPLVDGLIANAVQLALKDWQKNKIRTLADLESTMKQRAETWITTSGAQQIVKSQSVAWFNSKIQPELAQETDPICQMYQIPRSSLRFEEGIDPAVVNPDLSIGDAILAETVGFIVNVVIGSGTVGSVIALILTGHLTWPIVLVYGASVLAAGVEITRSKTQQAIKTNVDVPSWSRSILLGDSKIDSICQEIRPELEKVLKEQLTGNQAAFDQLIEKVGQGLKSALSSKVQEAIILIQ from the coding sequence ATGGAAATTCAAGAAATCATCGGTTTTGATTTGGGTCACGGGGAAACTGCTGTAGCTAGGGCAGTGGTAGAGAGTATTGAACCTCCCGAAATGTTAGAAATTAATAATAAAAAAGTTCAAATTACCGCTCTTGGTTGGCATCCTGAACTTGGTTATCTTGTGGGGGAACAAGCATTAATTCAAGCTGGGGTTACGCAGCTAGATATCTCTTTTAAACAAAAGCCAAACAACGATCCTAATTATCGCAAAACGATTCAGAATTTTTTAACAACTTACTATCACTTGTTAAAAGAAAGTAAACAAATTGATGTTGGCGAGGGCAGTTACTTTTATGTTGGTTGTCCTTCAGGATGGTCGGTGAGCGATCGCCAAGCATACCAAAAATTACTGCAAGAAGCTGGCATACCCTCAATTAACGTTGTCCCTGAATCTAGGGCTGCTTTCATGCAAGCTAAAGAAGCAGGAAAACTAGAGTATGAAAAACTGCAATCATCGGCACTAATAATTGATATTGGTTCTTCAACAACAGATTTTACCCTGGTTAAAAGCTTATCAGAAATCCCCGTAGATTTTGGCAGTAATGTTTTGGGAGCTTCCTTAATTGACAAAGCTATCTTTGCTCAAACTATAGCCAACCACTCAGACAAAGAATTACTAGAAAGAGTATTTACTAAATATCCTCATCACCAAGCACGTTGCGAACTTGCCTGTCGCAAAGCCAAAGAAGATTATTTTTCTAACGAAGAACTATACAGCAATTCCCAATCCTTTGCTCGTGGTTTTGAGTCGATCAATGAACAGATTTACTTTATCCCACAAGTGAATAAATCTGTGATGGAAGGTATCTTAAATCAACCATTACCTGAACTGGCAAATAAAAGTTGGATGGAGGCTTTTCGCTATGCAGTAAATGAAGCGAAAGAAAAACTCAAACAACAAGGAATTGTGCCTAGAGTTCTGCTAATGACTGGCGGTGCATCTCGAATGAAATTCACCCGCTTTATTTGCTCAGAAATTTTTCCCGAACCAGAAACACAAGTTAGACCAGATCCAGAACCAGAAAGGTGTATTGCATTAGGTTTAGCGCGAGTAGGAAGATGGGATTTACGCGCGTCTGCATTTAAACAAGAAGTAAACCAGCTTTTAGACTCAAATAAGCTCAAAAACTTAATTGAGAAACATATACCAGAGTTAATCGAATTGTTAACTAAGCCACTTGTAGACGGTTTAATTGCAAATGCAGTTCAACTTGCTTTGAAAGATTGGCAAAAAAACAAAATACGGACATTAGCAGACTTAGAAAGCACAATGAAACAACGCGCAGAGACATGGATAACTACCTCTGGCGCTCAACAGATAGTTAAAAGTCAATCAGTCGCTTGGTTTAATAGCAAAATTCAACCAGAATTAGCTCAAGAAACTGATCCGATTTGTCAAATGTATCAGATACCTAGAAGTAGCTTAAGATTTGAGGAAGGTATCGACCCAGCAGTGGTAAACCCAGATTTATCTATTGGAGACGCGATCCTTGCTGAGACAGTAGGTTTTATTGTTAATGTAGTGATTGGTAGTGGTACTGTTGGTAGTGTGATTGCTTTGATTTTAACTGGGCATTTAACCTGGCCAATTGTATTAGTTTATGGTGCTTCGGTGCTTGCTGCTGGAGTTGAGATAACTCGTAGTAAAACCCAACAAGCAATCAAAACTAATGTAGATGTTCCTAGTTGGAGTCGTTCTATCCTTTTAGGTGACAGCAAGATTGATTCTATCTGTCAGGAAATACGCCCTGAATTAGAAAAGGTGCTGAAAGAACAACTAACAGGTAATCAAGCAGCTTTTGATCAATTAATTGAAAAAGTTGGTCAAGGTTTGAAATCCGCTCTTTCTAGTAAGGTTCAAGAGGCAATAATTTTAATTCAATAA
- a CDS encoding AIM24 family protein produces the protein MRYQVKILEPTDLWYLQHNINKETNKWHHPTKNIPFVQQVEIQIENSGTIIQKGSLHRCVGQLTYGIYKTDNRLRDLWVSLRTEMDYNAPVYHGTGVVYLEPRQKGSFLYYSNIKVSEEEQWEFDDGIFQCCSDNVIIGAKKLKFKQMVGSTDGRWRISISAIPEQEAQIVTGTSVPAKVIDLRRGEVLIADYDMVKGYTKGINEDYRKLGHFGRSGGEDFVWVYEGEGKLLVTENDGMGLS, from the coding sequence ATGAGATACCAAGTCAAAATTTTAGAACCAACAGATTTATGGTATTTACAACATAATATTAACAAAGAAACTAATAAATGGCATCATCCCACCAAAAACATTCCGTTTGTGCAACAAGTTGAAATTCAAATAGAAAATTCAGGAACCATAATTCAAAAGGGTTCATTGCATAGATGCGTTGGTCAATTAACTTATGGAATTTATAAAACCGATAATCGCTTAAGAGACCTTTGGGTATCTTTGAGAACAGAAATGGATTATAACGCACCTGTTTATCATGGCACAGGTGTTGTTTACCTAGAACCCAGACAAAAAGGTTCTTTTCTATATTATTCAAATATTAAAGTATCAGAAGAAGAACAGTGGGAATTTGATGATGGGATATTCCAGTGTTGTTCTGACAATGTAATTATAGGCGCAAAAAAATTAAAATTCAAACAAATGGTTGGTTCTACTGATGGGAGATGGAGAATTTCTATTAGTGCAATACCTGAGCAAGAAGCTCAGATTGTCACAGGTACAAGTGTACCAGCAAAAGTTATCGATCTGAGAAGAGGAGAAGTGTTAATTGCTGATTATGACATGGTTAAAGGATATACCAAGGGTATTAATGAAGATTATCGGAAATTAGGTCATTTTGGCAGAAGTGGCGGTGAGGATTTTGTGTGGGTATATGAAGGAGAAGGTAAGTTATTAGTTACTGAGAATGATGGTATGGGTTTAAGTTGA
- a CDS encoding protein kinase domain-containing protein yields MSKLRLCDRRATVHLLSNREIALNTETCDPILGKLLHERYQINDFLSRGAFGTIYLAQDISKPLHPQCVVKQLKLVSKEPNSLQIVRRRFAYEAIALKKLGKHDQIPQLLGCFEDNQEFYLAQELIVGNTLSEELGDNQQYKSWDETQVIQLLQELLQILEFVHSQGIIHCDIKPNNIIRRSCDQRLCLIDFGAVQPLHPPTPYRETNIPVNTRLLGYISPEQLMGQTYPCSDIYALGMIAIQALTKLELRKLPVDLNSGELIWQYQESISDQLKTVLNQMVRYNFQDRYQSAKEVLQALREHSLVKTMTIVSPNESEQTTPLQLTGSNPDFFRRVGVSMLALNSVMSAFGSYALLHISQTDTATDNLIDAIADHYAGDLENAIALAQSISSPETQASTVEWQNNRKTANHQFQVIETAFKENRWIDVLTEAKKIPPTASLQPKIQPMVQQAQLKVDTAVNPLLQKAYKQASVKDFTGAIRYIKQIPPQAKIYPEVQAKIAEYQQKQQFRATHLLQQAYKLAANNDFSGALTYLKQIPKGTRVYPSVQTKIAEYNKKQQLIAKVNKSKQLTTASNKKPLKNGVMTRIQSVSWGQGLQEMSSITQAKSR; encoded by the coding sequence ATGTCGAAACTTCGCTTGTGCGATCGCCGCGCTACTGTTCACCTACTATCTAATAGGGAGATAGCTTTGAACACTGAGACGTGCGATCCCATATTGGGGAAATTACTCCACGAGCGTTACCAAATCAATGACTTCCTCAGTCGTGGCGCATTTGGAACAATTTATCTGGCTCAAGATATCTCAAAACCACTTCATCCTCAATGTGTGGTTAAGCAACTTAAGCTTGTCAGTAAAGAACCCAATAGTTTACAGATTGTGAGGCGGCGCTTTGCTTATGAAGCTATAGCTTTAAAAAAATTGGGTAAGCACGATCAGATTCCTCAATTATTAGGTTGCTTTGAAGATAACCAAGAGTTTTATTTAGCCCAAGAGTTAATTGTAGGAAATACCCTGAGTGAGGAACTAGGGGACAATCAACAATACAAATCTTGGGATGAAACTCAAGTAATCCAATTGTTGCAAGAACTTTTACAAATATTAGAATTTGTTCACAGTCAGGGAATTATTCATTGTGATATTAAACCAAACAATATTATTAGACGCAGTTGTGATCAACGGTTATGCTTGATTGACTTTGGTGCAGTACAACCACTTCATCCCCCTACTCCGTACAGAGAGACGAATATACCAGTTAATACGCGCCTATTAGGTTATATCTCACCAGAACAACTGATGGGTCAAACTTATCCCTGTAGTGATATTTATGCACTAGGGATGATTGCTATTCAAGCACTTACAAAATTAGAACTACGAAAGTTACCTGTAGATCTTAATAGTGGTGAATTGATTTGGCAGTACCAAGAATCAATTAGCGATCAGCTAAAAACTGTCTTAAATCAAATGGTACGGTATAACTTTCAAGACCGTTACCAGTCAGCCAAGGAAGTATTACAAGCATTACGTGAACATAGTTTAGTAAAGACAATGACAATAGTTAGTCCTAATGAATCCGAGCAAACTACTCCTCTTCAGTTAACAGGTAGCAATCCTGATTTCTTCAGAAGAGTAGGAGTTAGTATGCTTGCACTTAATAGTGTAATGAGCGCCTTTGGTTCCTATGCCTTACTTCATATTTCTCAAACTGATACCGCAACAGATAATTTAATCGACGCTATAGCAGATCATTATGCTGGGGACTTAGAAAATGCGATCGCACTTGCTCAATCAATCAGTTCTCCTGAAACACAAGCATCAACGGTAGAATGGCAAAACAATCGGAAAACTGCTAATCATCAATTTCAAGTAATTGAAACAGCTTTTAAAGAAAACCGTTGGATAGATGTACTGACTGAAGCTAAAAAAATTCCTCCTACTGCCTCTTTGCAACCAAAAATTCAGCCAATGGTGCAGCAAGCGCAGCTAAAAGTTGATACTGCCGTTAATCCTTTATTACAAAAAGCTTACAAACAAGCATCTGTTAAAGATTTTACAGGTGCTATTCGTTATATCAAACAAATTCCTCCACAAGCAAAAATTTACCCAGAAGTTCAAGCCAAAATTGCCGAGTACCAGCAAAAACAACAGTTTAGAGCAACGCATTTATTACAACAAGCTTATAAATTAGCTGCGAACAATGATTTTTCTGGCGCTTTAACATATCTCAAACAAATTCCCAAAGGAACCCGTGTTTATCCTAGCGTTCAAACAAAAATTGCTGAATATAATAAAAAACAGCAACTAATTGCCAAAGTTAATAAATCAAAACAATTAACTACTGCAAGTAATAAAAAGCCGCTTAAAAATGGCGTAATGACTAGAATCCAAAGTGTTAGTTGGGGTCAAGGATTGCAAGAAATGTCTTCAATTACTCAGGCAAAATCGAGATGA